DNA from Homo sapiens chromosome 1, GRCh38.p14 Primary Assembly:
GATTTCCAAGTTTTCAGCTATAACATGAACTATTTACATAATGAGagaaaattcaataaagttattaattttttaaactttagctCAAAACCTCTCCTCCAAAGAGTCTTCCTTCTTCAACACCACCCAGCTGTCCTCACCTCTTCATTCTGGGACTCATCTTGTAACATAATTTGTACTCACAGGAATGTTCTTTTGTTATTGCCTATAGGTTCTATATCACCAACTGCACTGTATGTCTCTTTTGAGCAGAAACTAGatcctctgtgtcttttcattgtcTCTGAGGGCATGATGCTGTACGGTACTATTCAACACTTAGCCCTTTGCTGGCCCGGGGAATACAGTTTAATCCAACTGGGCCCTGCCACTGAGAAGCTCACTGTTCAGTAAAGCATGAAGTTAAGGCACCAGAAGAAATCAGCAATGCACCTTCTGTGTAGAGTCTACCTTGGCTTACGTGTCCTGGAGCAagagtccccaacccccaggccatggaccagaACTGttttgtggcctgttaggaatcgGGCTGCACAGCAGGTGGTGAGCAGGGGTGGTAGGGGCGAgtaaagcttcatctgtatttacagccactccccattgcttgcattaccacctgagctccacctcctgtcagttcagcagcagcatcagattctcttaggagcgtgaaccctattgtgaactgtgcatgcaaaggATCTAGGATgtacactccttatgagaatctaatgcctgatgatctgtcactgtcacccatcactcccagatgggaccatctagttgcaggaaaacaagctcagggctcccactgattctacattatgatgcatggtataattatttcattatatattacaatatattaataataataaaaacatagtacacaataaatgtaatgcacttgaattcTCCTGAAACCATTCCTCCCACGccccccagtccatggaaaaattgtcttccatgaaacggGTCCCTGGTGCCAGGGAGAGATTGGGACTGCTGCCCTGGAGGGATAACATAGAAATGGATGCTCTGCAGAAATCACAGGGGGCTTTGATGTggtctttttttccctctaaatcTGTCCCTTAGTAACCCCCGAATGGCTATGTGTGATGATAGGGATCTGAATTCTTCCCAACACTGGTAAAATCTCTTTGATCCCcgtgtctcagttttctccatCAGCAACATGGGGAAGGTGGCAATGGTGTGCTTCATGACAGGGACAGCTGCTTTCCCTCTTAGGGACAAGGTCTGTGTATTGGGTGAGATGAAGTCACTGCTCTCCCTTCAGGGAAAACTGCCACTTACCCAAGCCAGTGTCATTCTCAAATAGTTTGCCCAGTAAATCCATTTGTTGGATGTGAGCCTGTGAGAGGACTTGATAGTGATTGTTCAAATATGCATGCCAGATCTCAGAGACCTGTTGGGAAAAGAGATGGTAATACAACAAGCAGGCCAGACCTCAGCCGTCGGACCAGGCAGGTGAGGAGAGTAGCGCATTTGGCCGGGCTTCTGGACAACCTGGAGGTTCTCTCTCTTACTGtgcctggaggcagagggaacCCTAGGAGCCCAAACAGGCCTGGCCAAGGTAAGTGTGACAAGTGATGGGCTGAAAAGGGCCTGTGGCAGCTCATCTTGGGGTAGCCCTAGTGGGGTCTAATAACAGTGGTTATCTTTTGTATAGCACACACAACACGAAACCTTCACATCCTCACAACATCCTGATGTAATAttcttattattcccattttacatgtaaataaaccgaggctcagagaagatCACACACGACTTCTGGTAAGAGCTGTTAAGTGGCATAGCCAGAATTTAAACCCTGGTCTATCTGATTCTAAAGCTTTTAAACTACAGCAAAATGCCTCTTTCTCAGAAGCAGGTCTAAAACATGAATCAACAATCAGCAGAAAGCCTGTATTACACATTTATTACACAAATGATTGCCTGCTAAGTGAGGTGTTACTATATGGATACAGctgacattttaatatattggaaacagtttaaaatattttacatgtaaatatgGAAATTTCTCATGTTCTTGGATCCCTTGACAGGATCTTGTAGCAACAGACTTCCCTTGGAAATCTCCTTCTCTATCGCACACTTCAATAAGCCCACATTAGCTTGCTGCTATGGGTATGACACAGCATACAACAGTCTATCTGAAGGGGTTTGGCTCTTACTGACCTGTCCTTCATTATTCGTTAATCACCCTACGGATGTTAAGGGTTAGTCTATTTTGGTAGTGGAGAcactggaagaaagaaaatggagtatATCATGTATCAGGCTATATAGtcttgggcaagccacttcatctctctgtgcctctctttCTCATGAATGGTATGTTTTTCATGAATAGTCTAATACAAGTTGTAAGACACCAAGCCTAAGAGTGAAGGCTCAGCTCCCACATTCCCCAGCTCACCTTGGTGTACAATGTGTCTGCCAGGTCCAACTTTTTAAGGTCATAGAATATATTAGCCAGGTGGAAGTAGCCTCCTGAAGTCCTAATGTCCTCTGTTCCAAATGCACAACTGGCAAAATAAATCTAtagcagaaggaagaaggagagtgCTTGAGTTccttttgcaaatcatatatctgataaaggacttgtatctagaatacatacAAAAAACTGTTACAAcattccaatttaaaaatgggcaaaagatctgaattgacatttctccaaaaagataTTCAGATGAATAATAAGCACATGTATAGATACTAACATAGTAATTAGGTAAATGCAAAACAAAGCTATAATGAAATATCACTGCATctaggatggctagaatcaaatacagaaaataaaaagtgttgggaaggatatggagaaaatgaaaccctCACACATTGCCAATGGGAATGTAAAAGGGTGCAGCCTCTGTggaaacagtttggtagttccttaaaaagttaaacatagagttactacatgacccagaaattcctcTTCTAAGTACCTACCCACAAAGACTTGTACGTAAATGTTTATAtcagcattatttaaaatacacaaaacatagaaacaaccaaaatgtccatcaactgataaatggatagaCAAATTGTAGTATATCCAGGCAATGGAATGCTAATCAGCAATAAGAGGAATGAActgttgatacatgcaacaacatggatgaatctcaaaataatcacCCTAGGTGAAAGAGGTCAGATGCAAAGGACCACACATGATGCTGTCTGTATGAACTGTCCTGAGAAGGCAAATTTGTAGAAACAGGAAGTGGTTGCTGGGGCTGGAACAGGAATGGGAAATGACTGCGCATGGATACAAGGGATCTCTTTggggtaatggaaatgttctgaaaCTTGATTGTGCTAATGGTTGCGCTACTCTGTaaatttgctaaaaataatttaattgtacacgtaaaatgggtgaattttatggtatatatcaataaagctctgtgtgtgtgtgtgtgtgtgtgtgtgtgtgtgtgtgtgtttaaaaagcTAGGCTAAGGAATCTGAGcttgtgctaattttttttttttttaaagacagagtctccctctgtcgcccaggctggagtgcagtggtgcgatcttggctcactgcaacctcgcctcccgggttcaagtgattcttttgcctcagccttccgagcggCTGGcatgacaggcacacaccaccacacctggctaattttcatatttttttttttggagactgagtctcactctgtcgcccaggctggagtgcagtggcgcaatcctggctcactgcaacctctgcctcccaggttcaagcaattctcctgcctcagcctcccaagtagctggaattacaggcacatgccaccacacccagctaattttgtatatttagacggggtttcaccatgttagtcaggctgatctagaactcctgacctctggtgatccgcccatctcggcctcccagagtgctgggattacaggcgtgagccactgcgcccagctaatttttgtatttttcatagagacggggtttcaccatattggtcaggctggtctcgaactcctgacctcatgatctgcctgcctcagcctcccaaagtgctgggattacaggcgtgagccaccacacctggcctactaaTTCTTAACTGTGTGGCCCAGCTCAGGACAGAATGTGCCTCTGCTTAATTTGTTGGAGGATGTAGAGTATAGAGAGGAAACACAAAGAATTGTATTAGTCAGGAGCCCAGGTGGAACTAGATGGCACCCTCAATAAGATTGCCTGAAGATAGTTTAGTGGAATTATTACTTGACATGTAGAAGGGTTAAGAAACCAACAAGGGCTAGGGAAAAGCCCTACGAGTAAAACCAACAAAGCCTAGTGAAACACCAGGGACTACCAACAGCAAGAAACTATTACCATCCCTACACCTGAAACAGCAAGGGGAGGAAACAAGGTTACCAGGGCCCAGCAAGAGCTAGCACTATGGAAGAAGGCTGCCTGACAGGAGCTGTGGCCACAGAGGAACACTGTTCCTGACAGATCAGGGGTGGGGCAGAGAGGCAGCAGAGAGAATCAGTACCCCAGCCTTTTTCTCCTCCTACTCTCCACTCCCCTACTATGCCTTCCACTCTCCAAACCCAACCAAGGCCAGAGAGCAATGGAGTCCATAGAGGTTGTGTAGTCCATAGAGGTCAGGCTCCCAGGGCATAGAGTAGGGCAGAGAATGGATATGGGTTAGTGGAATTTAAAGAATAACCAGCGTAAAATTTAATTTACGGGCATTGTACAGGCGGGCAACCAGAGGAAGGGCTGCTTGGTGCAGAGGCCAGAAGAGAGGCTGAAGAGAGAACCAACCTGCATGGAGACTGCAGTCTGACTCTACGCTAACTCAGATTTCACGCCCAGGAACTCTTTTCTCTGGTAATATTTTCCAGTACTGAAATCCTAATAGAAACCCCTTAAATTTTGAAAGAACAATTCAGTTATCATCCTCAACATCCCATCTAACTTTGTACAGAGTTTTATCATCGATAAGTGCTTTCTTATACATCtagctcttttaaatttaataaccAACACTCTGAAGTAGAgatattactgttattttttaaaataatagccaagGTACTATACATTTATTGTCCTATTATTAATCTTCGCAATGACCCAGTGAGACAGAGACTATTTTATTATTCCTGTCTTGCAGGTGATGAAAGAGGTTAAACAAATTTTCCAAGACGATGTGGCTAGTGAAACAGATCTGTGACTAGAAGCAaagcccttctctctctctctttttttttttttgagacgaagtcttgctctgtcgccaggctggagtgcagtggcgcgatctcggctcactgcaacctccacctcccgggttcaggtgattcccctgcctcagccttccgagtatctcggactacaggcatgcaccaccacgcctggctaattttttgtattttagtagggacggggtttcaccatgttggccaggacggtctcaatctcctgacctcgtgatccacccaccttggcctcccaaagtgctgggattacaggcatgagccaccatgcccggccagcaaaGCCCTTCTCTTAACGAGTATGCTGTTTTGCCTCCCTTTACTCTTCAGGGCAACTGAAACTTCAGGAATATGTGACCTGGCCAAGGTTGAATAGCTATGAAGTAGAAATGCTTGAACTCGGGTCGGTAGAATTGTGTTATGGCTAACATCCCACCAAATAATCAGTTGTAAACAGAAAGTTTTAGAGAAAtgcacagttttaaaaaaattaaacagattttGGAAATATACAGGTGTTATAATTTAGATTTTGGAAATATACAGGTGTTATAACTTAGCTTGTTTACATCATTGGCCAGATGATAACGGGCCTCTTCATAGTTTTTCTTAGCTATATAGAGAAGTCCCAGATTCCGATGCAGTAAAGAGTGGGTGGCATTACTACAGTCAGTTGATTTGAGGACTGTCCACTGGGCTTGGAATAGATATTCTTCAGCCTGAACGATTCGGCCCAGACCTGcccaaaagcagaaaagaaggTTATAATTCATATCCAGGCCAAAGAACACATGAGGAAATATGAGTCATTACCCATTCACTCATGTATTCATTGACTCAAGTATTTATTGACACAGAAAAACTCATACaggaatgttcacagcagcctatttggaagagtaaaaaaaaaaaaaacagaaacaatgtaaatgtccatcagctgatgagtGGATGAACAAAAGGAggcatctccatctccatctccatctccatctccatgagtggaatattactcagtcataagaaggaatgaagtagTGCTACCTGCTATAatgtggatgaactttgaaaacactatactaagtgaaagaaaccagacaccaaaggccacatattgtatgattccatttatatgaaatgtccagaataggcaaatccatagagacggAAAGTAGACTAGTGGTGGCCAGGCGACAGGGGGAGTCCAATGCAAGGGAGGCACTAACAGGGGGTCCAATGCAAGGGAGGCACTAAGAGGGAGTAACTGCTGACAATTACAGGCTTTCTtttaggggtgatgaaaatgttgtggAAATAGATCATGGTGATTGTTGCACAACCTTCAGAATGTGCTAAAACCAACCACTGGattgtcctttttttgttgttgttgttgtttttttgagggagtctcactttgttgcccagactggagtgtagtggcgcgatctcggctcactacaacctctgccttcaggttcaagtgattctcatgcctcagccttccaagtagctgggactgcaagcatgcaccaccacgccccactaattttgtatttttagtagagacagggtttcaccatgtttgccaggctggtctcaaacccctgacatcaggtgatccacccacctcgacctcccaaagtgctgggaatacaggcgtgagacactgtgtctggccttaattgttctttaaaagggtaaattttatgatatgtgaattatatctcaattgtgaaatatatatatgcatatttaatacCCTTTCTGTGCCAGGCCTTGTGTTGGGTGATGGGGAATCAAAGTGcaacatgaaaacaaatatatttacaatatagTATAATTGCAATAGCAACACAAGCTTTGGAAGTGTCAGAGGATAGGAAATGTTTAATTCTATAGATGAGATGGAGAGGGACACTGAAGCAGAGTCTGAGCTGGGTTTTGAGGATGAATAGAAGTTTTCCAGGTAGATAAGGCAGGGAGAGCATCCCAGGCAGAAGTAACAGCATGTGCAATGTCatagaaatatgaaataatatgttATGTTCATAGAACTATATAGAGTCACAGCTGCAGGGAACTGGTTCCAGAACCCCCATCAGATACCTAAATATAAGGATGCTCAAGGCTCTAATATAAAgtagtgtagtatttgcatataacctatgcacatcatTCCctatgctttaaatcatctctaaattacttataatacctaatacaaagtaaatgctatgtaaatagttgttctactatatcatttttgtcttttttgtttacattttttctttttttgtttataagcCCACAAGTAACATcatgtattgttttgttttgttttgtttttttgagacggagtcttgctctgtcgcccaggctggagtgcagtggcgggatctcggctcactgcaagctccgcctcccaggttcacgccattctcctgcctcagcctcccaagtagctgggactacaggcgcccgccactacgcccggctaattttttgtatttttagtagagacggggtttcaccgttttagccgggatggtctcgatctcctgaccttgtgatccgcccgcctcggcctcccaaagtgctgggattacaggcgtgagccaccgcacccggccgtattgtttttatttgtatcatttttaatcattgtattatttttaaaaatatttttgacccaTGGTTGCTTGAATGGGCAGATGCAGAACCTACAAATATGGAGGGTGTAGGGACTGTATCGGCCTGTGATGCTGGAGCACAAATTGTGAAagacagaatggcagaaaatgaGGCTATGGTGGTAGGCAGGGGGCAGGTCATGGAGGGCTTAGTGAGTTATACCAAGGAACTTGATGCATGTGGATAAAAACTAGAGGATTTTCAAAAAGGGCGAGAGAATCAGATTTAAATTTAGAAAGATCCTCTGGAACCAATGTGGAGGAGGGACCAGAGGGGAGGAATAAAGGTAGAAGATTCACTGGAAGATGTCTGAAATAGTTCGGACAAGCACGCTTAAGAGCCTGAAACAAGACAGTGAACTAAAGAGGAGGAGATCAAAAAGAGACAGGAAGTAAAATGGACAACACACGGTTACTAAGTAATGTGGAAGGTAAGAGAAAGGAAAGCCACATTTATTGCTAATATTTAGATACTCTTGACACTTAAAGCTTTTTGTGTATTACATATCATCTTTATATATACAGAGGCCTGCCTACCTGCTTGACTCCTGGGGAAATTTgtcagaacagaatagaaagccacTACGTCAGTGTGCTGCAGGGTAGGAGGCGTGCTCTGGGGGCGAAGCATTGGTGTGATAGGTGCTGCAGCAGAAATGGCATCAACAAAGGGTTAAGAGGTAAGGACACGAACCCCTCATAAGCCAACCCTCTGCTCCTCTGTGTCCTTCCTGTCAGACCTAGTTCATATGTAAGCATGCTTTTATTCTAGTTGTAACCCTACATCACTGAATTAAAGGAAAAGAGATGAAGAGGAAGCAGTCTACAAGAAGAAGGAAGTAACTTTGCCTGATGGAAGGTCAAAGTGCAAACTAAAATGGGAAACTACTAGATTAGGAGCACGAGGCCTAGTCCCTGATCCTGGCTCATGTGAACATGGCAAGTCACATCTTCCCTCCAGGCTTTGTCTATAAAATATGAGGTTTAGGCTGAAGTCCTCTCACATTTGAAGAAGCAAATGACTCTTAACTAAGATTGTTTAGATGGGAAAAAAATGGGACAGGGCATTGACAAatattggaaatttaaaattttcaacatcCAGTTCTCACTCAAGGAGGCAATGCCAAAGAATGAAGACTCCAAGGCCCAGCTGAACCAGCATCTAAACAAGCATCAGTCCTAAAGGAAAAGGCATACTTGGGAGAATAAACTGTGAGGCTAGAGAGAGAGAGTACGGTGAGAAGAATGGGCTACTACTAGCCCATGAGATTACAGTCAGAACTAAGCTTGTGACCAGTGAGTGCGTAAGTTCAGGCCTGCCTCTTATGGACAGTGCCTACCTGGAGAGGCATAGGGTGAAGTGGAGGTGGTGGAGACATAAAGGAAGTGATACTATCCCTTAGGGTGATTTTACTAGTGTATGGAATTGGGAAAGGACAGCCACTTACAGACCAGTGGTACTTGTCTGAAGGGTGAGGCAACAGGCTTACACTGGGTTAACGGCAGATCTGGGAGATATTATGGGAGAAGATTTTGCAGGACTTGGTGATGAAAGTGAAGGAATGCAGCATACAGCAGTCACAGCTGAGTCAAAGGTTGTGGCTGTGAGGTGCCCaggggaagaaaagggaatcTGTATTTATTGAAGACCTGTTATTTGCCCAACATTGTGCTAGTCCCTTTGCATCGGTGGTCTAAGTCTGCTAACAACCCTGTGAAATAATCATCAGATGAGGAATTTGAAGAGGAGgcaacttcattcattcattcaaccaaacATATATTCACCTAATTGATTGAGTCTCTATCACAATGCATGATGCTCAATGCACACTAAGACATGATCCCTGACTCCAAGAAGCTTAAAATCAAGTGAAGTAGGCATACAATAAATAGACAAAACATGAGTGCtgtgaaggaaatgaacagaacACAGTAACCaaaatcctagctcactgcagcctccacctgctgggctcaagcaatcctcccacctcagtctcccaagtagctgggactactataagtgcatgccaccatgaccgcctaatttttttgttttaagagatgaggtcttgctaggttgcccaggctgatcttgaattcctgggctcaagagatcctcccatttCGACTTCCcgaagtgctgaaattacaggtgggagtcaccatgcctggccagtttaaGCAGACACCTGAAGGATGATCAAAAGCCAGCCACGTATGAGAGAGAAAAGAGCATCCCAGGCAGAAGGAACCATATATGTGAGAGCTCTGAGTGAGGAAGAGCTTGGTGCCTACGATCACCCAGACAGTAAAGAAAGAGATGATATTTGAACTCAGGCTCTCCTGCTTCCAAATCACTCCAGTCTGAAGTAATCTCTAAGATGGGAAAGAAACATGTGCACAGGAAAGTGATTTCTTTAGACTTCCAGAAACGTTAGCAAGGTTTTAAACCAATGACTGTGAAGTTACAGTGAAATCTTCCATTTAGACAGTACTTTCCAGACTTCAAAGCACTTTCATGGTCATTACACTCGAACTCATTTCACCCTTAAAAGAATCCTGTGAAGACAACTCAGATTCAACACATACTTACACAGTGCTCACGAGGTTTCAGGTACTGTGAAATTATCTTTTTAGTACCTTCTCTGTGCTAAGTACTGGGCTGAGTGTGAAGACATCCGTGATAATTAAGAATAGACACAGATCCAGTTCTCCCCTGAGCTTACAGTCTACTGGAGCAGGGAGACAATTAAATAATCTCATCAATGAATACAATTATTAATGGACTAAGTGCTCAGAAGAAAggagtagttcttttttttttttttttttttgagacggagtctcgctctgtcacccaggctggagtgcagtagtggtgcgatctcctctcactgtaagctccgccccccgggttcatgccattctcctgctccagcctccagagtagttgggactacaggcacccgccaccacgcccggctaatttttttgtatttttagtagagacagggtttcaccgtgttcgccaggatggtctcgatctcctgacctcgtgatccgcccacctcagcctgccaaagtgctgggattacaggtgtgagccaccgtgcccggccagaaaggGTAGTTCTTTaaacaagtatattaaaaatgagacccagctgggtgcggtggctcacacctgtaatcccagcactttggaagactgaggtgggtggatcatttgaagccaggagttcaagaccagcctgggcaacatactgaaaccctatctctactaaaactacaaaaaatagctgggcgtggtggtgcgtgcctgtagtcctagctactcgggaggctgaggtgggagaatcacttgtccctgggaggcagaggttgcagtgagccaagatcaggccattgcactccagcctgtacaacagatcgggactccgtctaaaaaaaaaaaaaaaaaaggggagaccCAACCTGGTCTGGAGCCCTGGGAAAGCTTCTAGACAAGGCAGTAGTAACCCTTGAGCTGAAACCTGAAAGATGATAAGGAGTTAATTTGgtgaagggaagaggaggagaagcagagagagtGGCTACAGAAAAGCCTTTCCAAACAAGGAAATCATCATGCTTCTGAGGAACTGAGAGAAGGCCGGTCGGTGTAactggaagggagggagaaaataattcaagagaGACAAGGTGATAGAATTGAGGTGAGAGAATTTGTTAACGGCTAGATCAAGCAGAGCCTCATGGGTTGCTTTAGAAATTTGATCTTTATTTAGAGGAGTGATGGGTCACATTTTTGTATGCAAACCACATTGGAGGGAGGCCAGAGATGATGTGGGGAGACCAGTTAGTAGGCAGTGGTCTAGATGAGAGATGATGAGACTTGGGCTAGGGTGACTTTTCCAGAATCCCATAGCTAGCCAGTGTCAGAGGTAAACAGAACCTGGGCTGTATTTTCTTGTCCAGTGCTTTTCTCATTACTTTGGAGGAAAGACAGTCTGGAATGGGGTGTCAGACCTGGGCAGGGTGAGCAGGGCATTCCTGCAGGCAAACAGCCTGTTATGGGGAGTTGGAACCCACACAAGTGAGGAGGGATCCatgcagcagaggcagcctgGAATGGGGAGTCAGGGCCCATGGAGCGGGAAGAGGTATCTATAAGGTGGAAAGGACGGAGTTAGAGAGCGGGGATTGATTCATACAGGGGAACtcattaatatgtaaataaaccaATGAAAGTGAAAGCTGTCAGCAAAGGGAGTTGCAATTAAGGAATGGAAGTAAATCAGATTGAACCCTATGGTGC
Protein-coding regions in this window:
- the ZMYND12 gene encoding zinc finger MYND domain-containing protein 12 isoform 2 (isoform 2 is encoded by transcript variant 2) gives rise to the protein MSALDSTAHFHALLQFRGRTAAWPAAAAAAAGLGRIVQAEEYLFQAQWTVLKSTDCSNATHSLLHRNLGLLYIAKKNYEEARYHLANDIYFASCAFGTEDIRTSGGYFHLANIFYDLKKLDLADTLYTKVSEIWHAYLNNHYQVLSQAHIQQMDLLGKLFENDTGLDEAQEAEAIRILTSILNIRESTSDKAPQKTIFVLKILVMFYYLMMNSSKAQEYGMRALSLAKEQQLDVHEQSTIQELLSLISTEDHPIT